The Lysobacter helvus nucleotide sequence TTACCGCTGCGTCGCCGTCCAACCCAGCGCGAGCGGCCACGGGACCGGCGAAGCGAGCATTGCGCGCACCGTCCCCATCGTGCTTTGCCATGCCATGCGCGCGACCTTCTGCGACGCGGCCCACACGGCATCGACCGTGGATGCCGGCGATGCATCGACGGTGGCGTCGTCCATCTGCCCCGGCAACAACGGCGCGGACTTGCGGCGCACCTGCGGCGGTCGCTTGGGTTTCGCCCCTTCGACGACATGGCGACAGGTGCCGTACAGCACTTCGAAGTTGAACACGCTGTCGGCCAGCGCAACGTCGCGGCAGCCATCGCTGTTGATGTCGCCGGTGTCCATGGCGTAGTCCGACGGCATGTTGCGCGAACCGATCCAGTACTTGACCTCTTCGTCGAGGAAACGCGAACCGTCGGCCCGGAAGGCTTGCTGCATCAGTCCGATCGATTCCCACCCGTCGTGGAGCACGACGATGTCGTCCATGCCGTCGTTGTTGAAATCCCCGACCTCCATGTTCGTCGGGGAGTCGAAGGCACGACGCGACCCGTCGTACACGATCGCGCCGCCAGGCAGTTCACGGAAATGCGCGTACTCCGCGCCGAACTCACCGCCGGACAGGCCATTGCTGTTCGCGTCGCGGGCGACGTAGAAATCCAGGAGCCCGTCGCCGTCGAAGTCCCCGATGGCGAGGTCATCCCGGAAATACGGCCGCCCCGTGCGGACTTCGAAGGGAGGACGCAACCCGCCCGTGCCGTCGTTGAGGAAGATGCGCAGGCCGCTGTCGTATTGGGCAATGCCGTTGGCTTGGCCCACGTCCTGGAACATCGAGACGATGTCGGGCCAGCCGTCATGGTTGACGTCGCGCACGCGCGGCCTGCCACTCGCCTGATAGGGAAATTCGCCCTTGCTCGAGTAGCCGCCCTTTCCGTCGCCATGGAACACGGCGATCGCCCAGCGATAGAACGGCGAGCTGCCGCCTTCCGGATCGCCGTACAGGAAAGCGACCACGTCCATGTGCCCGTCGCGATCCATGTCCGCGGCCGCGACGCCGTTCGGGACGGTGGCATTGGGGAACCCGGTCCAGGTCGTCGATTGCGACGCGATGCCCGCGATGGTGCCGCGGTACACCGCGATCCCGTAGTTGGTCACCACCAGCAGGTCGGCGTTGCCGTCGTGGTCCAGGTCGGTGGCGATCGGGCCATCCGAAAAGGTCCGCGGCTCCGGCAGCGCCACCGACTGCCGGTACACCAGCCGACCGTCCGCGCCCTGCTGGAACCACAGCAGCTTGTTGTCGTTCGGCTGGGTGGGTTCGATGCCCGGCGTCGCCCAGGACTCCGTCCGCAAGACCACGTCCAGCCGGCGGTCGCCGTCGATGTCCGCGATCGCCGCCGATGCAACCCACGTGCCGAGATCCATGCGCCAGTACGTCGCAAAGGCGTCGACGCCCGCCGGCTTGTGCGGCGCCGCGTAGCCGGGCGTGATCTTCCGGATGCGGTTGTTGCTCTGGTCGAGCACGTAGACGTTGCCGGACGGATCGATCGCGATGTCCACCAGGTCATTGAACAGGGCCTGCGACGCCGGACCACCGTCGCCGCCGAACCCCCTGCTGGCGCCGAAGGGTTCGAAGGTGGAATCGTTGAACACGCCGGCCAACGTCGCCTGCGCGCCGTCGGCACCGATGATGCGCACGAAGTTGGCGTAATTGGCGACGAGGAGGTTGTTGGCGGCGTCGACCGCGATGGCGCTCGGAAGCAACTGGTCCGACTGCCAGGCAATCGGATCGTTGCGGAAAACGTAGCCATCGCGTGCGTCGCGCGGCGCGACCGCGCGGATGATGCCGTCGTCCTTGCCGATGCGACGGATCTGCGCCTTGTCGTCGATGACCAGCAGGTTGCCGTAGCGGTCGAAGGCGATGTCGTCGGGCGTGACCGTCGCGGCGATCGCCGGGCCGCCGTTGCCGATCGGCGGATAGGCGAAGGCGCCCGTGCCGGCGATGGTGCTGATGTTGCCGTTGAGGTCGACCTTGCGGATCCGGTAGTTGCCGTCGGCCAGGTACATCGCGCCCTGGCGGTCGAATGCGATCGAGACGACCTTGCCGATCTTCGCGACAGTGGCCTTGCCGCCGTCGCCGCTGAACCCGCCCACGCCCGTGCCTGCGACCGTCGTGATGATGCCGGCGGGCGTGACCTTGCGGACGCGGCTGTAGCTGGAGAGATAGAGGTTGCCCGCCGCGTCGAACGCCAGCGCATTCGCGGACACCGCGACGCTGGTGGCGGCCACGTTTTCCTTCGTGGCCCCGGTGTTGTCCGGCTGCCCGTTGCCGGCCACGGTGGTGATGATGCCGGTGACCGCATCGATCCTGCGCACGCGCGCGGCGAAGCCGGAATCGGCGACATACACGTTGCCGGCGGCATCGACCGCGAGCGCAACGGGTCCGGTGAGCACGGCCTGCGTTGCAGGACCGCCGTCGCCGATCGCAGGGCCCGTGCCGCCGCCCGCGAACGTGGTGATGATCGGTTCGGCCGCGTGCGCGCAGCCCATCGAAGCGATCGCCAGGATCGCCGCCGCCAGAAATCGCATCAAAATCCCCTGAACCGGACCGCTCGCCGGCGCGCGCGCATCATAAGGCACCGAAAACACGAAGGCCCGCGCATCGGCGGGCCTTCGTGCATGCAACTGGCGGAGAGGGAGGGATTCGAACCCTCGGTGCGCTATAAACGCACGCCTGATTTCGAGTCAGGTACATTCAACCGCTCTGCCACCTCTCCGGGTGTGTTCGTTCGAACAGCGGGGCCGCGAATGATACGGGGGCACGCGCGGCGGGACAAGGCGCGGCTACACTGTCGGCCCCCTCCCACACGGTCGCGCCATGTCCGAACTCCTGGTCCCGGTGTCCTACGGCGAGCTGCTCGACAAGATCGCCATCCTGCAGATCAAGTCCGAACGCATGCGCGATCCGGCCAAGCTGGCCAACGTGCGCAACGAGCTGTCGGCGCTGGAACAGACCTGGATGGTCCACCCCGCCGCCGGCGGCGACGTGGCCAAGCTCCGGGCCGACCTGAAGGCCGTCAACGAGCGGCTCTGGGACATCGAGGACGAGATCCGGGTCAAGGAAAGCCGGCAGGCCTTCGACGAGGAATTCATCCGGCTCGCACGCGCCGTCTATTTCGAGAACGACGAGCGCGCGCGCATCAAGAAGGACATCAACCTGGCGCTGGGCTCGGCCTACGTCGAGGAGAAGTCCTACGCCGACTACCGCACCGGGGCAGCCCCCTGACCGCCCCCGCTCACGGCCGGTTCGCAACGATCGTGCCGTTATCCCCCGGGAAGTCCACTCCGGTCCGGCGCTGACATCGCATGTCCATGATCGAATTCGGCCACCTCACGCACGTCGGTCTCCGCCGCGAGCTCAATGAGGACACGTATTACGGCGACAGCGAGCTCGGGCTCTGGCTGGTGGCCGACGGCATGGGCGGCCACGAATACGGCGAGGTCGCCAGCGCGCTGGCCCGCGAGACCATCGTCCGCGAAGTCCGCGACGGCACTCCGCTGGCGCAGGCCATCCGGATCGCCGACGAGGAAATCATCCGCGCCTCGCGCCGCCGCAACGATGCGCTGCCGATGGGCACTACCGTGGTGGCCGCGCGCGTCAACGGCAACCGCTTCGAAGTGGCGTGGGTCGGCGACAGCCGCGTGTACCTGTGGCGCGAAGGCCAGCTGGCCCAGTTGTCGCAGGACCACAGCTACGTGCAGGAACTGATCGCGCAGGGCGCCATCACCACCGAGCAGGCGCGCAGCCATCCGCATCGCAACGTGGTGACGCAGGCACTGGGCGTCACCGATCCCACCCAGCTCAACGTGGAAACCATGACCGGCGAACTGCGCCCGGGCATGCAGCTGCTGCTGTGCAGCGACGGCCTCACCGAGGAAGTCGACGACCGCAACATCGCCCACGTGCTCGGGCACGACGACTGCAGCGCGCAGGAATGCGTGGACACGCTGGTCGCCGCCGCGCTCGATGGCGGCGGTTCGGACAACGTCACCGTGGTCCTGGTCCGGCGCAACTGACGCCGGACCCTGGCCTCAGGCCGGCAGCGCTTCCGCCGGCGAGGCCTCTTCCAGCAAGGCATCCCACACCGTGCGGCCGGCCTTCTTGCGCAGCTGCGCCAGGCGCGCGTCGTGCGCGGCCAGGTCTTCGGCGGTCGCGGTGATGCGCGGACGCGGCCCGCCGGTGGCGGCGAACTCGGCGACCATCGCGGCGCGCGAGGCGTCTTCCACCGCGGCCAGCACGATCTCGCCCTGCCCCGACGTCAGCGCGAGGTAGGCCTCGGCCAGCAGCTGCGCATCGAGCAACGCGCCGTGCAACTGGCGGTGCGAGTTGTCCACGCCCAGCCGCCGGCACAACGCGTCGAGCGAATTGCGCTGGCCCGGGAAGCGCTGGCGCGCGAGTTCGAGCGAATCCTCGACGTTGCAGCGATCGCGCACGCGCCCCAGGTGCGCGCCGATGCGCGAGAGTTCGTAGTCGAGGAAGCCCAGGTCGAACGCCGCGTTGTGGATCACGAGTTCCGCGCCGTCGATGAAGGCGAGGAATTCCTCGACGACGTCCTCGAACGCCGGCTTGTCGGCGAGGAACTCGAGCGTGAGCCCGGTGACTTCCTGCGCGCCGGGTTCGAACATGCAATCGGGCTTGAGGTAACGCTGGAACGTGCGGCCCGTGGGGCGGCGTTCCACCAGTTCGACGCACCCGATTTCCACGACGCGGTTGCCCTTGTCCCAGGACAGGCCGGTGGTTTCGGTATCGAGGACGACTTGCCTCATTGCGGTGTCATCTCTTTGAACTTGATGGCCTGCTCGCGCGCCAGCTGGTCGACGCGTTCGTTGTAGGGATGGCCGCTGTGCCCCTTCACCCAGCGCCAGTCGATGCGATGGCGCGAAGCGGCCGCGTGCAGGCGTTCCCACAGGTCGCGATTCTTGACCGGATCGCCGCCCGCTGTCTTCCAGTTTCGACGCACCCAGTTCGGCATCCAGTCGCAGATGCCCTGGCGCACGTATTGGGAGTCGGTCGTCAGCACGACGTTGCACGGTTCGCTGAGGGTTTCCAGGCCGACGATCGCGGCCATCAACTCCATGCGGTTGTTGGTGGTGTGCGCCTCGCCGCCGGAGACTTCGCGTTCCTTGCCGCGGCAACGCAGCAGCGCGGCCCAGCCGCCGGGGCCGGGATTGCCGAGGCACGCGCCGTCGGTGTGGACTTCGACCAGCTTCGGGTCGGGGGTGGCGGCGGTCATGCGCCGGACGCGCCGGTGGCGCCGGTCTGCAGGCGCATGCTGGGGCGGTGGCGGATCGGGGTGAGTGGGTACAAGCGTTTCTCCGCGCGCAACAGATAGGCGGCACGCAAACCTGCGCCCTGCTGGAGGGTCGCGTTCGGAAGGATGTCCCAGCGCGGTCCCACGCCCTGCGACACCGCTTCGGGCACGAGGCCGGCGGTGCGCAGGCGACGGCGCCAGCGGACGGGTTCGGAAGCCACCGGGCCCTGCCGCATCCAGCGGAAGCGGTACGGGGCCAGGGGATTGAGCGCCAGCAGCCAGAGGCGGCCGCCGGGGACGAGGACGCGCGCGGCTTCTTCCAGCGCGGCGGCCGGCAGGACCGGGCCGTCCGCGACGTGCTGGAGGACGACGGTGCCGATGGATTCGGAGGCCAGCGGCAGCGGGAAGCCGCACCGCACCGGGCCGGCAAAGGCGCCGCGTTCCACGAACAGGGCCAGCTCGCGCTCGCCGCCGGCATCCAGGCCGCCGGTGGGCATCAGGCGCAGCCACGGCTGGCCGGCGCGCTCGCGGGCGGCCTGGCGGACGATTTCGCCTTCGCTGTCGAGGACGGCGCGCCCGGCAAGGGACGCGAACCAGTCGCCCGCCAGCGGGCCTTGCCCGGGCGCCATCGAGACTTGTTCAGGTTGACGTCGGAATCCGGGCAGCGGCATGGTCCCTATTCTGCTGGAAGCGCAACGGATTCAACACGATGCAATTGCGGCCGCTGTCGGCGTTCGAGGACAACTACGTCTGGATGCTCCAGGACGCATCGGGCGCGGGGCTCGTCGTCGACCCGGGGCAGGCCGCGCCGGTGCTTGCGGCGATCGATGCGGGCCTGCAATTGCGCGGCATCCTGCTCACTCACCACCACAACGACCACATCGGCGGCGTGGCGGAATTGCGGGCGCGCGTGCCCGGCATCCCGGTCATTGGGCCCCACGACGAACGCATCACCACCGCCACGCAGCGCGTGGGCCAGGGCGACGTGGCACGGGTGGACGACTGGGTCTTCGAGGTCCATGAGATTCCCGGCCACACCGTGAGCCACATCGCATTCCACGGCCATCAAGTCTTGTTTTGCGGGGACACCCTCTTCAGCCTCGGCTGCGGCCGCCTGTTCGAAGGAACGCCCATGCAGATGCTGGATTCGCTGGACCGCCTCGCCCGCCTGCCGGGCGACACGCGCGTGTGCTGCGGCCACGAGTACACGGTGGGCAACGCGGCGTTCGCGCTGGTGGTCGACCCGGACAACATGGCCCTGCGGGCCCGCGCCGTCGCGGCACGCGATGCGTGGCTCGCCGGGCGTCCCACCCTGCCCTCCACGCTGGCGGACGAACGCGCCTGCAATCCGTTCCTGCGCGTGGATGCGCCGGCGGTGCAGTCGGCCGTCGCGCGCCACGTGGGGCAGTCACCGCGCGATCGCGTGGACGCCTTCGCCGGGCTGCGGCGCTGGAAAGACGGGTTCCGCGCATGACGTTGCGCTTGCGCGCAATGCTGGCCCTGTCGTGCGCGCTCGTCGCGGCGCCCGCCGCACGTGCGGCGCAAGAGATCCCGAAAACCCCGCCGCGCGAAGACGTCGTCCTCGATGCGGCCGACACCACGCCCACCACCCGCAGCGGCCGCGAGATCTACCGCCTGTTCCGCGAAGGCCTGGCCGATCCGCAATGCCCGGCCGGCGGCGGCAGCACTCGCTGGCGCGCGCATTTCGCCGGCGCCCCGGGCCGCATGGCGAGCGAGCGCGACGACGTGTTGCCGTTGTTCGGTTACGTCGTCGACAAGGTGCGCGAAGCCCACCTGCCCACCGAATACGCGCTGATCCCCTTCGTGGAGAGCGGCTACAAGCCCGGCGCGCGCAGTCCCGGCGGGCCGGCGGGCCTGTGGCAGTTCATCGCGCTCACCGCGCGCAACCACAACGTGCCGGTGCGCGCGGGTTACGACGGACGCCTGTCGCCGGTGGATGCCACGCAGGCCGCGGTGCGTTACCTCAAGACGTTGCACGGGATGTTCGCGGGCGATTGGCGCCTGGCGGTGATGGCGTACAACGCGGGCGAATACCGCGTGCTCGGTGCGTTGCGCCGCAGCGGGCAGAACGCGCGCAACGCGAAGCCCGAAGCCCTCGTCGGCCTGTCGCCGATCACGCAGGCCTACGTGCAGAAACTCCGCGCGCTGTCGTGCCTGCTCGAACAGGCCGACGATCGCGAGGAATGGTTGCATGCGCTCGATCGCCCCGTCGTGCTGCTCGATGCACAGGTGTTGCCGGCCGATGCGCATTCGCTCGACGACTGGTCGCGCGCGCATGGCCTGGAAGCGGCGAGCGTGCGGCGCATGAATCCGGCATTCGAAGGCGGTCGCATCGTGCGCGCGGATCGCGCGCTGCGCGTGCTGGCGCCGATGGAACGCGCAAACGACACGGTGATCGCATCGGTACCGACGCCGACGGCCGAGTCCGCGCCGGTCGCGCTCCCCGTTGCGAATGCCGTGGTGGCGGCCACGCCGCGCTCGCACACCGTCGGCCGCGGCGACTCGCTGTGGTCGATCGCCAAGCGCTACGGCGTGGAGACCCGCGAACTCATCGCGCGCAACAAGCTCGACAAGGGCGCGCGCCTGAAACCCGGGATGGTGCTGAAGATCGACGCCGAACCCACCACCACGGCCGCCGCGGCTGGCCCCTGAGGCGCGGCGCAGGCACACTAGCGCCCCCG carries:
- a CDS encoding DUF6165 family protein; amino-acid sequence: MSELLVPVSYGELLDKIAILQIKSERMRDPAKLANVRNELSALEQTWMVHPAAGGDVAKLRADLKAVNERLWDIEDEIRVKESRQAFDEEFIRLARAVYFENDERARIKKDINLALGSAYVEEKSYADYRTGAAP
- the dnaQ gene encoding DNA polymerase III subunit epsilon, with amino-acid sequence MRQVVLDTETTGLSWDKGNRVVEIGCVELVERRPTGRTFQRYLKPDCMFEPGAQEVTGLTLEFLADKPAFEDVVEEFLAFIDGAELVIHNAAFDLGFLDYELSRIGAHLGRVRDRCNVEDSLELARQRFPGQRNSLDALCRRLGVDNSHRQLHGALLDAQLLAEAYLALTSGQGEIVLAAVEDASRAAMVAEFAATGGPRPRITATAEDLAAHDARLAQLRKKAGRTVWDALLEEASPAEALPA
- the rnhA gene encoding ribonuclease HI translates to MTAATPDPKLVEVHTDGACLGNPGPGGWAALLRCRGKEREVSGGEAHTTNNRMELMAAIVGLETLSEPCNVVLTTDSQYVRQGICDWMPNWVRRNWKTAGGDPVKNRDLWERLHAAASRHRIDWRWVKGHSGHPYNERVDQLAREQAIKFKEMTPQ
- a CDS encoding lytic transglycosylase domain-containing protein, whose amino-acid sequence is MTLRLRAMLALSCALVAAPAARAAQEIPKTPPREDVVLDAADTTPTTRSGREIYRLFREGLADPQCPAGGGSTRWRAHFAGAPGRMASERDDVLPLFGYVVDKVREAHLPTEYALIPFVESGYKPGARSPGGPAGLWQFIALTARNHNVPVRAGYDGRLSPVDATQAAVRYLKTLHGMFAGDWRLAVMAYNAGEYRVLGALRRSGQNARNAKPEALVGLSPITQAYVQKLRALSCLLEQADDREEWLHALDRPVVLLDAQVLPADAHSLDDWSRAHGLEAASVRRMNPAFEGGRIVRADRALRVLAPMERANDTVIASVPTPTAESAPVALPVANAVVAATPRSHTVGRGDSLWSIAKRYGVETRELIARNKLDKGARLKPGMVLKIDAEPTTTAAAAGP
- a CDS encoding PP2C family protein-serine/threonine phosphatase; translated protein: MIEFGHLTHVGLRRELNEDTYYGDSELGLWLVADGMGGHEYGEVASALARETIVREVRDGTPLAQAIRIADEEIIRASRRRNDALPMGTTVVAARVNGNRFEVAWVGDSRVYLWREGQLAQLSQDHSYVQELIAQGAITTEQARSHPHRNVVTQALGVTDPTQLNVETMTGELRPGMQLLLCSDGLTEEVDDRNIAHVLGHDDCSAQECVDTLVAAALDGGGSDNVTVVLVRRN
- the gloB gene encoding hydroxyacylglutathione hydrolase, whose amino-acid sequence is MQLRPLSAFEDNYVWMLQDASGAGLVVDPGQAAPVLAAIDAGLQLRGILLTHHHNDHIGGVAELRARVPGIPVIGPHDERITTATQRVGQGDVARVDDWVFEVHEIPGHTVSHIAFHGHQVLFCGDTLFSLGCGRLFEGTPMQMLDSLDRLARLPGDTRVCCGHEYTVGNAAFALVVDPDNMALRARAVAARDAWLAGRPTLPSTLADERACNPFLRVDAPAVQSAVARHVGQSPRDRVDAFAGLRRWKDGFRA
- a CDS encoding FG-GAP-like repeat-containing protein; the encoded protein is MRFLAAAILAIASMGCAHAAEPIITTFAGGGTGPAIGDGGPATQAVLTGPVALAVDAAGNVYVADSGFAARVRRIDAVTGIITTVAGNGQPDNTGATKENVAATSVAVSANALAFDAAGNLYLSSYSRVRKVTPAGIITTVAGTGVGGFSGDGGKATVAKIGKVVSIAFDRQGAMYLADGNYRIRKVDLNGNISTIAGTGAFAYPPIGNGGPAIAATVTPDDIAFDRYGNLLVIDDKAQIRRIGKDDGIIRAVAPRDARDGYVFRNDPIAWQSDQLLPSAIAVDAANNLLVANYANFVRIIGADGAQATLAGVFNDSTFEPFGASRGFGGDGGPASQALFNDLVDIAIDPSGNVYVLDQSNNRIRKITPGYAAPHKPAGVDAFATYWRMDLGTWVASAAIADIDGDRRLDVVLRTESWATPGIEPTQPNDNKLLWFQQGADGRLVYRQSVALPEPRTFSDGPIATDLDHDGNADLLVVTNYGIAVYRGTIAGIASQSTTWTGFPNATVPNGVAAADMDRDGHMDVVAFLYGDPEGGSSPFYRWAIAVFHGDGKGGYSSKGEFPYQASGRPRVRDVNHDGWPDIVSMFQDVGQANGIAQYDSGLRIFLNDGTGGLRPPFEVRTGRPYFRDDLAIGDFDGDGLLDFYVARDANSNGLSGGEFGAEYAHFRELPGGAIVYDGSRRAFDSPTNMEVGDFNNDGMDDIVVLHDGWESIGLMQQAFRADGSRFLDEEVKYWIGSRNMPSDYAMDTGDINSDGCRDVALADSVFNFEVLYGTCRHVVEGAKPKRPPQVRRKSAPLLPGQMDDATVDASPASTVDAVWAASQKVARMAWQSTMGTVRAMLASPVPWPLALGWTATQR